One Dethiosulfovibrio faecalis DNA window includes the following coding sequences:
- a CDS encoding ABC transporter substrate-binding protein, with the protein MRKLFVLCMAAALCCTMAAGAMAEETVKIGYLAALTGDWAAYGQTEKNTAQLAVDEINAKGGIDGRKVELVVYDFRGRQEDAVNAVRRLLEEDKVSAIVGANASGINIATAALVNRAEVPQIGTVSTNPMVTVDRKGRVRPYSFRICFTDPYQGKLIAWFSAKELGKTKAAVLYDIASDYAQGLREFFIKSFKEYGGETVADEAFKGGQDVDFRAQLTKIREAGADVLVLPNMGKEMALIMKQARELGMDDLVFVGGDGYAEFMWEIAGKSMENSYWINHVSPSDPNMAKFFEDYKAKYNDECKEFVNGILGYDAMYWLFDAIDRADSTDPVKIAQALADTKDLQLHHATITMDEFHNPLNKDGIVLIAKDGKGQFFKKIKPE; encoded by the coding sequence TTGAGGAAATTATTTGTTCTCTGTATGGCCGCCGCTCTTTGCTGCACGATGGCAGCCGGAGCCATGGCGGAGGAAACAGTCAAGATAGGGTATCTAGCAGCTCTGACCGGCGACTGGGCAGCATACGGTCAGACCGAGAAGAACACGGCACAGTTGGCCGTAGACGAGATCAATGCCAAGGGCGGCATCGACGGCAGGAAGGTCGAGCTGGTCGTCTACGATTTCAGAGGTCGTCAGGAAGACGCGGTCAACGCAGTCCGTCGTCTTCTCGAGGAAGATAAGGTATCGGCCATAGTCGGAGCAAACGCCAGCGGCATAAACATAGCCACGGCGGCTCTGGTCAACAGGGCCGAGGTTCCCCAGATCGGCACCGTCTCCACCAACCCGATGGTAACGGTCGACAGAAAGGGCAGAGTCCGCCCCTACAGCTTCAGAATATGCTTCACCGATCCCTATCAGGGCAAGCTCATAGCCTGGTTCTCCGCCAAGGAACTCGGCAAGACCAAGGCCGCGGTGCTCTACGACATAGCCAGCGACTACGCTCAGGGACTTAGGGAGTTCTTCATAAAGAGCTTCAAGGAGTACGGCGGAGAGACCGTCGCTGACGAGGCCTTCAAGGGCGGCCAGGACGTGGACTTCCGGGCCCAGCTCACCAAGATCCGGGAGGCCGGAGCCGACGTACTCGTCCTTCCCAACATGGGCAAGGAGATGGCCCTCATAATGAAGCAGGCCAGAGAGCTCGGCATGGACGACCTGGTATTCGTCGGCGGAGACGGCTACGCCGAGTTCATGTGGGAGATCGCCGGCAAGTCTATGGAGAACTCCTACTGGATCAACCACGTCTCCCCCAGCGACCCCAACATGGCCAAGTTCTTCGAGGACTACAAGGCCAAGTACAACGACGAGTGTAAGGAGTTCGTCAACGGCATCCTCGGATACGACGCCATGTACTGGCTCTTCGACGCCATCGACAGAGCCGACTCGACCGACCCGGTCAAGATAGCCCAGGCACTGGCCGACACCAAGGACCTACAGCTCCACCACGCCACCATAACGATGGACGAGTTCCACAACCCCCTCAACAAGGACGGCATAGTCCTGATAGCCAAGGACGGCAAGGGACAGTTCTTCAAGAAGATCAAG